In marine bacterium B5-7, a genomic segment contains:
- the asd gene encoding aspartate-semialdehyde dehydrogenase, producing MDNKINIAVVGATGEVGKTMLTILAERKFPAENIHALASDESAGDVATCGDHELVVQALSDFDFSQVDIALFSAGGEISKQYAPIAAENNCVVIDNTSAFRLDDDVPLIIPEINEERIIDFRKRNIIANPNCSTIQMLVALNPIHVSVGIEAIHVSTYQAVSGAGRAAISKLAYETTQLIAGQADEDSVDISSEQIAFNVLPCIGELTESGFSQEEMKMIQETHKIWQDDSIQVSASCVRVPVFFGHAEAIHVQTSDPMTVEEATTLLKDAPGVQLLPADEWPTPISHGVGTDDVAVGRLRNDLNNPHGFNCWTVSDNVRKGAALNAIQIAECLIKDHF from the coding sequence ATGGATAACAAAATAAACATCGCCGTTGTCGGCGCCACAGGTGAAGTGGGTAAAACCATGCTGACAATTTTAGCGGAACGAAAGTTTCCAGCAGAAAATATTCACGCATTAGCCAGTGATGAATCAGCAGGAGATGTGGCCACCTGTGGTGATCATGAGCTTGTTGTACAAGCCTTATCGGATTTTGATTTCTCACAAGTGGATATTGCTTTGTTCTCAGCGGGTGGAGAAATTTCCAAACAATATGCGCCGATTGCGGCAGAGAATAACTGTGTGGTGATTGATAATACGTCGGCATTCCGCTTAGATGATGATGTGCCGTTAATTATTCCGGAGATCAATGAAGAGCGTATCATTGATTTTCGTAAGCGAAACATCATCGCAAATCCAAATTGCTCTACGATACAAATGTTGGTTGCATTGAATCCTATCCATGTGTCAGTGGGCATTGAGGCGATTCACGTGTCGACTTATCAGGCGGTATCGGGCGCGGGGCGTGCCGCGATCAGTAAGCTCGCTTATGAAACAACGCAATTGATTGCAGGGCAGGCTGATGAAGATTCCGTAGATATTTCTTCCGAACAAATCGCGTTTAATGTGTTGCCGTGTATCGGCGAGTTAACAGAGTCAGGCTTTTCACAAGAAGAAATGAAAATGATTCAAGAGACACATAAGATTTGGCAGGATGATAGTATCCAAGTGAGCGCAAGCTGTGTGCGTGTCCCCGTGTTCTTTGGGCATGCCGAAGCAATTCATGTACAAACCAGCGATCCGATGACAGTAGAAGAGGCGACAACATTACTGAAAGATGCTCCTGGGGTGCAGCTCTTACCTGCTGATGAATGGCCAACGCCCATTTCGCATGGGGTGGGTACAGACGATGTGGCTGTGGGGCGCTTACGAAATGACTTAAACAACCCTCATGGGTTCAATTGTTGGACAGTGTCTGACAATGTACGTAAGGGGGCAGCCCTTAATGCCATACAGATTGCAGAATGTTTGATAAAAGATCACTTTTAG
- the folC gene encoding diaminohydroxyphosphoribosylaminopyrimidine deaminase — protein sequence MNLANWLQRLDSQQARVDFSILKQIAEKLELNTFTCPVVTVAGTNGKGSCVTLLAAIAKQSELHVGHFISPHLLHYNERIQVDGQPLDDAKICEAFQVIEQACGAHQLGYFQWTTLAALWLFKHANLDLLVLEVGLGGRFDPVNLIDPTLSIITNIDLDHIPILGNTREQIALEKAGILREETPVIYGDREPTATLLQSIQEKQCPHYLWSRDFDYHVQEHEWAWHTKKQRMAQLPHPMISAHNAAMVLMAVDVLRQQGLMILPEAIQDGLRNAYVPARQQVMVHSVCEHILDVAHNLQSVASLVDCLKNRACSGKTLAVFGMMADKPVHACLQRMAPHVDAWFFSSVPNTRTASAENCAAALPHAKTTCFDCITSAYQAALAVAGPNDRLVVFGSFRTVEAVLLQSRLELIEEVTDGN from the coding sequence ATGAATCTAGCGAATTGGTTACAACGTTTAGATTCGCAGCAAGCGCGTGTGGATTTTAGCATTTTAAAACAGATCGCTGAAAAACTCGAGCTCAATACATTTACCTGTCCGGTTGTTACCGTTGCAGGGACTAATGGCAAAGGTTCATGCGTTACCTTGCTAGCCGCAATAGCGAAGCAATCTGAATTACATGTCGGTCATTTTATCTCACCACACTTATTGCATTACAACGAGCGCATTCAGGTTGACGGTCAGCCGTTAGACGATGCAAAAATTTGTGAAGCGTTTCAAGTGATAGAACAAGCATGTGGCGCCCATCAGTTAGGTTATTTTCAATGGACAACCTTGGCGGCGTTGTGGTTATTTAAACATGCTAACTTGGATTTATTGGTGTTAGAGGTTGGATTGGGCGGGCGCTTTGATCCAGTCAATCTGATTGACCCGACACTCTCTATTATTACAAATATTGATCTCGACCATATACCCATCTTGGGAAACACGCGAGAACAGATTGCCTTAGAAAAAGCAGGTATTCTACGCGAAGAAACCCCAGTTATTTATGGTGATCGTGAACCGACAGCAACCCTATTACAATCTATACAAGAGAAACAATGTCCCCATTATTTATGGTCACGTGATTTTGATTACCATGTGCAGGAACATGAATGGGCGTGGCACACGAAAAAACAGCGTATGGCACAATTGCCACACCCCATGATCTCTGCGCACAATGCAGCAATGGTGTTGATGGCGGTAGATGTGTTACGTCAACAGGGGTTAATGATTTTACCAGAAGCGATACAAGACGGATTACGCAATGCTTATGTGCCTGCACGGCAGCAAGTGATGGTACATTCTGTGTGTGAACATATATTGGATGTTGCACACAATCTTCAATCGGTTGCCTCATTGGTGGATTGCTTAAAAAATCGTGCTTGTTCAGGCAAGACCTTGGCGGTATTTGGTATGATGGCAGATAAGCCGGTTCATGCGTGTTTGCAACGCATGGCACCGCATGTGGATGCTTGGTTTTTTTCTAGTGTGCCGAACACGCGTACAGCCTCTGCCGAGAATTGTGCTGCGGCACTGCCACATGCCAAAACGACATGTTTTGACTGTATCACTTCAGCTTATCAGGCTGCATTGGCTGTAGCAGGGCCTAATGATAGGCTGGTGGTGTTTGGTTCGTTTCGCACTGTCGAAGCAGTTCTGCTACAATCCCGACTTGAATTGATAGAAGAGGTTACCGATGGAAATTAA
- the accD gene encoding acetyl-coenzyme A carboxylase carboxyl transferase subunit beta produces the protein MSWLEKLIPGLGDSANKKGVPEGVWSKCTQCQAVLYKPELDRNFDVCPKCGNHGRITARQRLDTFFDEGGRIEIASDVEAVDRLKFRDSKKYKDRLTAALKKTGEREALLVIAGQVKSIPVVAAAMDFQFLGGSMGAAVGERFVQGVHHSLAHKQPFISFSSSGGARMQEGLMSLMQMAKTSAALAKLREAGLPFISVLTHPTTGGVTASFAMLGDINIAEPNALIGFAGPRVIEQTVREQLPEGFQRSEFLQEKGAIDMIVDRRDMRDTVARLLAKLCHIPESQ, from the coding sequence ATGAGTTGGTTGGAAAAATTAATTCCCGGTCTCGGGGACAGTGCGAATAAAAAGGGTGTGCCAGAAGGTGTGTGGAGTAAGTGCACACAATGCCAGGCCGTGTTGTATAAACCTGAGTTAGATCGCAATTTTGATGTTTGCCCCAAGTGTGGCAACCACGGTCGTATTACTGCCCGCCAACGTTTGGATACTTTCTTTGATGAAGGTGGACGCATAGAGATTGCCAGTGATGTTGAAGCCGTCGATCGTTTAAAATTCCGCGACAGTAAAAAATATAAAGATCGTTTAACTGCCGCATTGAAAAAAACGGGTGAGCGAGAAGCGCTACTGGTGATAGCAGGTCAGGTTAAATCAATCCCGGTTGTCGCGGCTGCGATGGACTTTCAATTTTTAGGTGGCTCCATGGGTGCCGCGGTTGGTGAACGTTTTGTGCAAGGTGTGCATCATAGCTTGGCACACAAGCAACCTTTTATTAGTTTTTCTTCAAGTGGTGGCGCACGTATGCAAGAAGGCTTAATGTCTTTAATGCAGATGGCGAAAACCAGTGCTGCGTTGGCAAAACTCCGTGAAGCAGGATTACCGTTTATTTCTGTGTTAACCCACCCAACAACCGGTGGTGTGACGGCGAGTTTTGCGATGCTGGGTGATATTAATATTGCAGAGCCTAATGCACTCATTGGTTTTGCCGGCCCGCGCGTGATTGAGCAAACGGTGCGAGAACAGCTTCCAGAAGGGTTTCAGCGTAGCGAATTCCTACAAGAAAAAGGCGCCATTGACATGATTGTTGACCGACGTGATATGCGTGATACAGTCGCGCGATTACTCGCAAAACTCTGTCATATTCCTGAAAGTCAATGA
- the truA gene encoding tRNA pseudouridine synthase A, whose protein sequence is MRLALGIEYDGTLYHGWQSQPDRSSVQATLEQALSCVADQPIQVMCAGRTDARVHALEQVVHFDTTANRKPIAWVFGTNTELPSSIAVKWMREVSEDFHARYSAVQRHYEYIIDNSPTRSALWCQRMAWERRTLDAERMHLAAQHLLGEHDFSAFRASSCQAKTPVRHMTRVDVERHGHRIVVSLSANAFLHHMVRNIVGVLLHIGKGEAEPEWVNTLLDSRDRKQAANTAPACGLYLAKVDYPSTLLTRP, encoded by the coding sequence ATGCGTTTAGCATTAGGCATAGAATACGACGGCACCCTTTACCATGGCTGGCAGTCACAGCCCGATCGCTCCTCAGTGCAAGCTACACTAGAACAGGCATTAAGCTGTGTTGCCGATCAACCTATTCAAGTGATGTGCGCAGGGCGTACGGATGCCCGCGTGCATGCGCTAGAACAAGTAGTGCATTTTGATACCACTGCAAACCGTAAACCGATTGCCTGGGTATTTGGAACGAATACAGAATTACCTTCTTCTATTGCCGTTAAATGGATGCGGGAAGTGAGTGAAGATTTTCATGCCCGTTACAGCGCAGTGCAACGCCACTATGAATATATCATTGATAACTCCCCTACACGTTCGGCACTCTGGTGTCAGCGTATGGCATGGGAACGTCGTACCTTGGACGCCGAGCGTATGCATCTGGCAGCACAACACCTGCTTGGCGAGCATGATTTCAGTGCCTTTCGCGCGAGTAGTTGCCAAGCGAAAACCCCGGTTCGGCATATGACGCGTGTGGATGTTGAACGTCATGGTCATCGGATAGTGGTGAGTTTGAGTGCGAATGCCTTTCTGCATCATATGGTGCGCAATATCGTGGGTGTTTTATTGCACATTGGCAAGGGGGAGGCGGAGCCCGAATGGGTTAATACACTGCTGGATAGCCGAGATCGCAAGCAAGCGGCCAACACAGCGCCGGCATGTGGCTTATATCTTGCCAAGGTTGATTATCCCAGCACACTTTTAACCCGCCCATAG
- a CDS encoding NAD-glutamate dehydrogenase, giving the protein MIMTTTTATTPRQKAINAVIRLIKSELSAPESALLVKFAQLFYRTVSAEDLEARGTKNLYGAILSLWRMLYQRRPNEEKIRIFNPDLEKDGWTSTHTVIQLAYDDKPFLIDSLRMELSRLGLTVHWNVHLGGVQFKRDGDAQVLDVLPMDSPLGTGQSGAPIYIEIDKRTNKEELDALALNLKRILKDVRHAVEDWQAMRTQAEATLAALENVTNLDVDETELAETKDLLRWKIHDNFIYLGCRDYDLIKEKNDYALRLVPGTGYGVLRDNPKSQQVRHFKDMPPAVRELVESRQILIIAKSNTISTVHRPVHTDYISVKLYDAKGNVSGERRFVGLFTSAAYNSNPKHIPFLRNKVRKVMEMSHLWPTGHAAKALVNILETFPRDDLFQTHVDELYEIAIGILQMQERSMVRMFARKDIYGRFMSCLVYVPRERFNTTLRGHIQDVLQASFDSDEVTYTTSFTDSVLARIHFMIRIDPHKPQTFDIKEIEKQVILVSRSWQSEVQEKLIEKYGEERGNRLADLYGDAFPAGYRETMSAATSALDIDKVETIPTEGRRLQMRIYVHKNAKHAFRFKMYSPNVTTPLSDVIPILENMGLRVIGEEPHQITRKDGQVFWINDFNLTCVSACNIHTQEEKLRKLFKGAFHHIWFGDCEDDRFNHLVLNAELHWREVSVLRGYAKHMQQTGFTYSQDYIAETLAAYPEVTKQLIHYFRASFEPAHPEATKLASLEKLLSKSFEKVTNLDRDRILRRYFETIKATLRTNFFQKLDNGKPKTYISFKLRSANISGLPLPVPAYELFVYSPQFEGVHLRAAKVARGGLRWSDRREDFRTEILGLMKAQQVKNAVIVPQGAKGGFVPKRLPKDGDRDAVMQEGIACYQNFIRGLLDVSDNLKNGKVVKPVDVVCYDEDDPYLVVAADKGTATFSDIANRIAMQYDFWLGDAFASGGSVGYDHKKMGITARGAWESVKRLFRHLGHNTQTEDFTVVGIGDMAGDVFGNGMLLSKYIQLVGAFNHMHIFIDPTPDVKTSYAERKRLFKLPRSAWTDYNTDLISKGGGIFERSAKSIKLTPEIKTRFGIEENEVEPNKLITAMLTAKIDLLWNGGIGTFVKASHEAHSDAGDRTNDLIRVNADTLHCRVIGEGGNLGFTQAARVEFSLRGGHCYTDFIDNAAGVDCSDHEVNIKILLNDLVAQEQLTLEQRNELLACMGDEVAELVLANNYFQTQALEISMHGPEKTVEHYRRYIGDLERNGQIDRALEGLPTDKILIERKTAGQGLTRPELSVLLAYSKNILKQSLLTSDVLEEPKLMEIMKFAFPRVLHATYWDAMQQHSLRREITATLLSNLMINSMGITFEYRLHHETGATVKEMTKAFAVAEHVLGRKEHWLAIEKLDNKVPADAQVVMRLEIYRVSQRVCRWFLKNRRKGIDIAREINTFFKGVEKLKTLLPMLVLGTEVASYQRTIQSYISMGVPKPVATMTANIQLMYPACDLVEQATKHKLELKQLSKTYYFLGERLGLSWLRDKLMALDITDHWQSLARSSLRGDLDKLQCQLSASLLKTRSKHRDLGKRIDAWMDGHGVLVSQWMERMTDLRRSSSVDFTMMLVVMRELTDLSKTSLALA; this is encoded by the coding sequence ATGATCATGACGACAACGACAGCGACGACACCTCGTCAAAAAGCAATTAATGCGGTAATTCGTTTAATAAAATCAGAGTTATCCGCACCGGAGTCGGCTTTGCTGGTGAAATTTGCACAACTGTTTTACCGAACAGTATCTGCTGAGGATCTGGAGGCGCGCGGCACAAAAAATCTATATGGTGCCATTTTATCTTTGTGGCGCATGTTATATCAGCGTAGACCTAACGAAGAAAAGATTCGTATATTTAATCCCGATCTAGAAAAAGACGGATGGACCTCAACACATACAGTTATCCAACTAGCTTATGATGATAAGCCATTTCTGATTGACTCTTTGCGTATGGAATTGTCACGCTTGGGATTGACGGTGCATTGGAATGTCCATTTGGGTGGTGTGCAGTTTAAACGTGATGGCGATGCGCAAGTGTTAGATGTGCTGCCGATGGATTCACCTTTAGGTACGGGACAATCTGGCGCACCTATTTACATTGAAATTGATAAGCGGACGAATAAAGAAGAGCTAGACGCTTTGGCGCTTAATTTAAAGCGCATTCTGAAAGATGTGCGTCACGCAGTAGAAGATTGGCAGGCGATGCGCACTCAAGCAGAAGCAACTTTAGCGGCCTTGGAAAATGTAACCAACCTTGATGTGGATGAAACCGAGTTGGCGGAAACCAAAGATTTATTGCGCTGGAAAATTCATGACAACTTTATTTATTTGGGGTGTCGGGATTACGATTTGATCAAAGAAAAAAATGATTACGCATTGCGTTTAGTGCCCGGTACTGGGTACGGGGTATTGCGAGATAACCCTAAGAGCCAACAGGTTCGTCATTTCAAAGATATGCCACCTGCCGTGCGCGAGTTAGTGGAATCCCGACAGATTTTAATTATTGCTAAGTCAAATACTATTTCGACAGTGCATCGTCCAGTGCATACAGATTACATTAGCGTGAAATTGTATGATGCTAAAGGAAATGTCTCCGGTGAACGTCGCTTCGTCGGTTTGTTTACCTCCGCGGCTTACAACTCTAATCCCAAACATATACCGTTCTTGCGTAACAAAGTACGTAAGGTGATGGAAATGTCGCACTTGTGGCCGACAGGACATGCGGCAAAAGCATTAGTTAACATATTAGAAACATTCCCCCGAGATGATTTATTCCAAACGCATGTGGATGAATTATATGAAATAGCGATCGGTATTTTGCAGATGCAAGAACGTAGCATGGTACGTATGTTTGCTCGAAAAGATATTTATGGTCGATTTATGTCATGTTTGGTGTATGTTCCTCGTGAGCGATTTAATACCACCTTGCGTGGACACATTCAGGATGTATTGCAAGCGAGCTTTGATAGTGATGAAGTGACTTATACCACCAGCTTTACGGATTCTGTGCTTGCTAGAATTCATTTTATGATTCGAATTGACCCACATAAACCACAAACATTCGATATTAAGGAAATAGAGAAACAGGTTATTTTGGTGTCGCGTTCTTGGCAGTCAGAGGTGCAAGAAAAGCTGATTGAAAAATATGGTGAAGAACGTGGTAATAGACTAGCTGACTTATACGGAGATGCATTTCCTGCAGGTTATCGCGAAACGATGTCTGCAGCGACTTCTGCTTTAGACATTGATAAAGTTGAAACGATCCCTACCGAAGGGCGTCGTCTTCAAATGCGAATATATGTGCACAAGAATGCAAAGCATGCTTTTCGTTTTAAGATGTACTCACCGAATGTGACAACGCCATTGTCTGATGTTATTCCTATTTTAGAAAACATGGGCTTACGTGTTATTGGCGAAGAGCCGCATCAAATCACACGCAAAGATGGCCAAGTGTTTTGGATTAATGATTTTAATTTAACCTGTGTTTCTGCGTGTAATATACATACGCAAGAAGAGAAATTACGAAAATTATTTAAAGGTGCTTTCCATCATATTTGGTTTGGTGATTGTGAAGATGATCGATTTAATCATTTAGTCTTGAATGCAGAGTTGCATTGGCGTGAAGTGAGCGTGCTACGTGGTTATGCAAAGCATATGCAGCAAACAGGGTTTACTTACAGCCAAGATTACATTGCTGAAACTTTGGCGGCATATCCGGAGGTCACTAAACAGCTTATTCATTACTTTAGAGCGAGTTTTGAGCCGGCTCATCCTGAAGCAACTAAGCTAGCCAGCCTTGAAAAGCTATTATCAAAATCTTTTGAAAAGGTGACTAACTTAGATCGCGATCGTATTTTAAGACGTTATTTTGAAACGATTAAAGCAACCCTGCGTACGAACTTCTTCCAGAAGCTGGATAATGGCAAACCTAAAACATACATCAGCTTCAAGCTACGTTCTGCAAATATTTCTGGCCTGCCATTACCTGTGCCCGCGTATGAACTATTTGTCTATTCACCACAATTTGAAGGCGTTCATTTGCGTGCAGCAAAAGTAGCACGTGGTGGTTTGCGTTGGTCCGATCGTCGTGAGGATTTTCGAACCGAAATTTTGGGCCTGATGAAAGCCCAACAAGTAAAAAATGCGGTGATTGTACCGCAAGGTGCGAAGGGTGGTTTTGTGCCTAAGCGATTACCGAAGGATGGTGATCGTGATGCTGTTATGCAAGAAGGTATTGCCTGCTATCAGAATTTTATTCGCGGATTGTTAGATGTTTCTGATAATTTAAAGAATGGGAAAGTCGTTAAGCCTGTGGATGTGGTTTGTTATGATGAGGATGATCCATACCTGGTTGTGGCTGCTGATAAAGGAACGGCAACTTTTTCAGATATCGCTAACCGTATTGCGATGCAATATGATTTTTGGCTAGGTGATGCGTTTGCATCGGGTGGTTCTGTCGGTTACGACCATAAAAAAATGGGGATAACCGCGCGCGGCGCATGGGAATCTGTGAAACGCTTGTTCCGTCATCTTGGTCACAATACCCAAACAGAAGATTTTACGGTGGTAGGTATTGGTGATATGGCGGGAGACGTGTTTGGTAATGGCATGTTGCTATCCAAATATATTCAGTTGGTTGGCGCATTTAATCATATGCATATTTTTATTGATCCGACGCCAGATGTTAAAACAAGTTATGCAGAGAGAAAGCGCTTATTTAAACTGCCTCGTTCTGCTTGGACAGATTACAACACTGATTTGATCTCAAAAGGCGGCGGCATTTTTGAGCGTTCTGCTAAGTCTATAAAATTAACGCCAGAAATTAAAACACGTTTTGGTATTGAGGAAAATGAAGTAGAGCCCAATAAGTTAATCACAGCAATGTTAACCGCAAAAATTGATTTGTTGTGGAATGGTGGTATTGGTACCTTCGTCAAAGCTTCCCATGAGGCGCATTCTGATGCGGGTGATCGCACTAACGATCTTATTCGTGTGAATGCAGATACACTACACTGTCGCGTTATTGGTGAGGGCGGTAATTTAGGTTTCACACAAGCGGCTCGTGTAGAATTTTCATTGCGTGGTGGTCATTGTTATACCGACTTTATTGATAATGCTGCGGGTGTAGATTGTTCGGATCATGAAGTGAATATAAAAATTCTACTGAATGATTTAGTTGCGCAAGAGCAACTAACCCTAGAACAAAGAAATGAGCTATTAGCTTGTATGGGTGATGAAGTCGCCGAATTGGTTTTAGCCAATAATTATTTCCAAACGCAAGCGTTAGAAATTTCTATGCACGGGCCAGAAAAAACGGTAGAACATTATCGTCGTTACATTGGTGATTTGGAACGTAACGGGCAGATTGATCGTGCGCTCGAGGGTTTGCCGACCGATAAAATTTTAATTGAACGTAAAACAGCGGGGCAGGGTTTAACACGTCCAGAGCTGTCGGTCTTGCTAGCGTACAGTAAAAATATTCTTAAGCAGTCTTTATTGACTTCAGATGTTTTAGAAGAACCTAAATTGATGGAAATCATGAAGTTTGCGTTCCCTCGTGTTTTGCATGCAACCTATTGGGATGCGATGCAACAACACAGCCTACGTCGAGAAATTACAGCGACCTTGCTGAGTAATCTGATGATTAACAGCATGGGTATCACGTTTGAATATCGTCTGCATCATGAAACGGGTGCTACAGTAAAAGAAATGACGAAAGCATTTGCTGTGGCAGAGCATGTCCTGGGTCGAAAAGAACATTGGTTAGCGATAGAAAAACTTGACAATAAAGTGCCCGCTGATGCACAGGTTGTGATGCGACTAGAAATTTACCGTGTTTCTCAGCGTGTCTGTCGATGGTTCTTGAAAAATCGTCGAAAGGGGATTGACATAGCGCGTGAGATTAACACCTTTTTTAAAGGCGTCGAAAAATTAAAAACACTATTGCCTATGTTAGTGCTGGGCACTGAAGTGGCTAGCTATCAACGTACTATTCAATCTTACATTAGTATGGGCGTTCCAAAGCCAGTCGCAACGATGACTGCAAATATTCAGTTGATGTATCCCGCTTGTGATTTGGTTGAGCAGGCAACAAAGCACAAACTAGAGCTAAAACAGCTGAGTAAAACCTATTATTTCTTAGGTGAACGTTTAGGTTTAAGTTGGTTGCGTGATAAATTGATGGCATTAGATATTACCGATCACTGGCAAAGCTTGGCGCGTTCTTCATTGCGAGGTGATTTAGACAAGTTGCAATGTCAGTTGAGTGCGAGTTTATTGAAAACCCGTTCTAAACATCGCGACCTAGGCAAACGTATTGACGCTTGGATGGATGGGCATGGTGTGTTGGTGAGTCAATGGATGGAGCGTATGACTGATTTGCGCCGTTCATCTTCTGTTGATTTCACGATGATGCTGGTTGTGATGCGTGAACTGACTGACCTAAGCAAAACAAGTTTAGCCTTGGCTTAA
- the cvpA gene encoding colicin V production protein → MIAVDYVILGLIGFSGFVGLMRGFAREVLSLISWALAFWLAMHFNQALSVNLKSWIHQGVTRTTVSFLLIFLGVLILGWMIGLLIRLCMQADQKSGWDRLLGLLFGALRGIVVVLAMVYLIDGTALAEQSWWQQSTWVKPFNDSLKQVSAYLPALPHFDTQQ, encoded by the coding sequence ATGATTGCTGTTGATTACGTTATTTTAGGATTGATTGGTTTTTCTGGCTTCGTTGGTTTAATGCGTGGTTTTGCGCGCGAAGTGTTATCACTAATTAGCTGGGCCCTAGCTTTCTGGTTAGCTATGCATTTTAATCAAGCCTTGTCGGTTAATTTAAAATCTTGGATACACCAGGGGGTGACACGTACGACGGTGAGCTTCTTGTTGATTTTCTTGGGCGTCTTAATTCTGGGTTGGATGATTGGCTTGTTGATTCGCTTGTGTATGCAGGCCGATCAAAAAAGCGGTTGGGATCGCTTGTTAGGCTTATTGTTTGGTGCGCTACGTGGGATTGTTGTGGTTTTAGCGATGGTTTATCTCATTGATGGCACTGCGCTAGCGGAGCAAAGCTGGTGGCAACAATCAACTTGGGTGAAACCCTTTAACGATTCGCTTAAACAAGTTTCTGCTTATTTACCTGCACTGCCGCACTTCGATACCCAGCAATAA
- the udk gene encoding uridine kinase: protein MQKNTIIIGISGASASGKSLLANTIVEELGTKQVEVISEDSYYRDQKHLSFEERTQTNYDHPNAFDHDLLCKHLKKLHDGETIQVPVYDHTQHIRSEDVREVGNHAIIVLEGILLFTDQVLRELMDIRIFMDTPLDTCLIRRLKRDIIERERSLESVLDQYEKTVKPMYQQFIEPSKRYAHIIVPHGGANRIAIDIIKAKMREMLGAYGQAN from the coding sequence ATGCAGAAAAACACGATTATCATTGGTATCTCAGGCGCTTCGGCCTCCGGTAAAAGCTTATTGGCAAATACGATCGTCGAAGAGCTAGGAACCAAGCAAGTTGAAGTGATTTCTGAAGATTCTTATTACCGCGATCAAAAGCACCTTTCTTTCGAAGAGCGCACTCAAACTAACTACGATCATCCCAATGCTTTTGACCATGATCTATTGTGCAAACACTTAAAAAAATTACATGACGGTGAAACGATTCAAGTACCCGTCTATGATCATACGCAACATATCCGTAGTGAAGATGTCCGTGAAGTAGGTAACCATGCCATTATTGTTCTCGAAGGTATTTTATTGTTTACTGATCAGGTACTACGTGAATTAATGGATATTCGTATCTTCATGGATACGCCACTGGATACCTGTTTGATTCGTCGTTTAAAGCGCGACATCATCGAGCGAGAACGTTCACTCGAATCGGTTCTAGATCAATACGAAAAAACCGTCAAACCCATGTACCAACAATTCATCGAACCATCCAAACGTTACGCACACATCATCGTGCCACACGGCGGCGCCAACCGCATTGCCATCGACATCATCAAAGCGAAAATGCGTGAGATGTTAGGCGCGTATGGGCAAGCAAATTAA
- the prmB gene encoding 50S ribosomal protein L3 glutamine methyltransferase, which produces MSTIGTWVEKLAQQFEQHDLFYGHGTDNAWDEAVHLVLGVMALPLDSDESVAKLSVSQAQQQQLEKLAKRRIEERMPVSYLLGEAPFLNLSFKVTQDVLIPRSPVAELIAQQFLPWIAPHQIKNIVDVGTGSACIAIASAVYCPQAQVDAIDICDKAIAVAEENVKRHDLADRVHVLKCNLFDGLPDKRYDIIISNPPYVPDRNLAPLPAEYQHEPIDLALASGEDGLAHTRYLLAHAKDHLTEHGILIVEVGESEEAVKKAFPELPLTWVEFAHGGEGVFIIAKEML; this is translated from the coding sequence ATGAGTACAATCGGCACTTGGGTAGAGAAACTCGCCCAACAGTTTGAACAACATGATCTTTTTTATGGTCATGGCACAGATAATGCCTGGGATGAGGCGGTGCACTTGGTTTTAGGTGTCATGGCCTTGCCATTGGATAGTGATGAATCTGTTGCGAAACTGTCGGTTTCGCAAGCCCAACAACAACAATTAGAAAAATTAGCCAAACGTCGCATCGAAGAACGTATGCCGGTGTCTTATCTTTTAGGCGAAGCGCCATTTTTAAATTTATCGTTTAAAGTGACGCAAGATGTTTTAATTCCACGTTCACCTGTCGCTGAATTGATTGCGCAACAGTTTTTACCATGGATAGCGCCCCATCAAATAAAAAATATTGTCGATGTCGGTACGGGCTCGGCATGTATTGCGATTGCCAGTGCTGTGTATTGCCCACAGGCACAGGTTGATGCCATCGATATTTGTGACAAGGCCATTGCAGTGGCCGAAGAAAATGTGAAGCGACATGACCTTGCTGATCGCGTACATGTTTTAAAATGCAATTTATTTGATGGCTTGCCAGATAAGCGTTATGACATAATTATCAGTAACCCGCCGTATGTCCCTGATAGAAATCTTGCGCCACTGCCTGCAGAATATCAACATGAACCTATCGATTTGGCGTTGGCTTCAGGCGAAGATGGTTTGGCGCATACACGTTATTTATTGGCACATGCGAAAGATCATTTAACGGAACACGGTATTTTAATCGTTGAAGTGGGTGAGTCCGAAGAAGCTGTTAAAAAGGCTTTTCCTGAGCTGCCTTTAACGTGGGTTGAGTTTGCCCATGGTGGCGAGGGTGTGTTTATAATCGCAAAAGAGATGTTGTAA